The stretch of DNA CCCGCCGTCCAGCGAAACCTTGAGAGCGCTCACGCCAACGTGACGAGGCCGAGCTCGTTGTCCCCGGCCAGCAGCGGGTGATGCGGCAGGACACGCACGGTGTACCCGACGGGACCCGCCACTGGCAACGGCGTCGTCGAGGAGAACACCTCGTTGCCGCCGTCGGCCGTGCCACTGTGCGTCATCTGCACCGTCACGGGATCTACCAGCACGTCGCTGCCGTTGACGCGGCCCAGCACCGCCTGAACCACCACCTCGTCGGCTCGTAGCCCGGCCAGTTGCACGGTCGCGGTCAGCGTCAGCTCGGAGCCCAGCAGCGGTGTGTCAGGAAGGCCGTAGCTGTCGACGTCGGTGATCTGGATCTTCGGCCACGCCTCCTGGGCTCGCTGCCGGTAGGCGGCCAGCTCGCGCGCCGCGCCGAACGGCTCCCCATCCGCGCCGGGTTCGACGGTCTTGCGTAGCGACGCCGCCGCTGGCGCGTAGTACTTCTGGGTGTAGTCAGTCACCATCCGCGACGCGAGCACCTTTGGCCCGAGCTCCATCAGGGTGTGGCGCACCATCTCCACCCATCGCGTCGGGACGCCTTGCTCGTCGCGGTCGTAGAACTTCGGCGCGACCGACTTCTCGAGCAGGTCATACAGGGCGGCCGCTTCGATGTCGTCGCGGCGGCCCTCATCGAGCAGGCCGTCGGCCGTCGGGATCTCCCACCCGTTCTCGCCGTCGTACCACTCATCCCACCAGCCGTCGCGGATGGACAAGTTCAGCCCACCGTTGAGCGCGCTCTTCATCCCCGACGTGCCACACGCTTCCAGCGGTCGCAGCGGGTTGTTCAGCCAGACGTCGCAGCCGTAATACAGCTGCCGGGCCATCGACATGTCGTAGTCGGGCAAGAACGCGATGCGATGCCGCACCTCCGGCCGGTCAGCGAACTTCACTATCTGCTGGATCAGCGCCTTGCCGCCGTCGTCTGCCGGGTGCGACTTGCCGGCCACGATCAGCTGAATCGGCCGCTTCGGGTCGAGCAGCAGCTTCTCCAGCCGCTCGGGGTCGCGCAGCATCAGCGTCAGCCGCTTGTACGTCGGCACCCGCCGGGCGAATCCGATGGTGAGCACATTGGGATCGAATGCCGTTGCAATCCAACCTAATTCGGCATCCGATGCGCCACGGTCGTGCCATGAGCGGCGAAGCCTGGCCCGCACGTCCTCGACGAGCGCCTCGCGCAGCTGCGAGCGGATCCACCACATGTGTCCCGGGTCGACCTGTTGCAGCCGCTGCCACGTTTCGGGTTCGGTCAGCGAGCCCAGGTCGTCGGTGCCCAGCAGCTCGCGTCCGAGCTCGAGCCACTGCGGCGCCGCCCACGTCGGTCCGTGTACACCGTTGGTGATCGAGCCGATGGGCACCTCGGCGGCATCGAAGCCCTGCCATAGGTCGTTGAACATGTAGCGGCTGACCTGCCCGTGCAGCAGCGACACCCCGTTTGCGCGCTGCGCGAGCCGCAGGCCCATGTGGGCCATGTTGAATTTCGACGGGTCGTCCTCGGCGCCGAACGCGATTATCCGGTCCAGCGGCACCCCGGGCAGCAGCCGAGACATCGCGCCCAACGGGCCGTCCGTCGAGCCACCGAAGTAACGCTTGACCATCTCGACCGGGAACCGGTCGATGCCGGCAGGCACCGGGGTGTGCGTGGTGAACACCGTCGACGAACGCACGACTGTCAGCGCGGTGTCGAAGTCCAGTCCTGCGTCGATCAGTTCGCGGATGCGTTCGACGCCCAGAAAGCCTGCGTGGCCCTCATTCATGTGGAACACCTCGGGTGCGGGCAGACCCTCCACCTCGGTGTAGGCCCTGATTGCGCGCACCCCGCCGATACCGGCCAGGATCTCCTGCTTGATCCGGTGCTCTTGGTCGCCGCCGTACAGCCGGTCGGTGACGCCGCGCAGCTCGTGCTCGTTCTCCGGAATGTCAGAATCCAACAGCAGCAACGGAATTCGGCCCACCTGTGCGATCCAGACCCGTGCGCGCAGCTGGCTGGCGTCCGGCACGGCCAGCTCCACCAACACCGGGTCGCCCGCCTTGTCGGTGAGCAGCCGCAGCGGCAGGCCCTGTGGATCCAGCGACGGGTAGTCCTCGCGCTGCCAGCCGTCGGCAGTCAACGACTGGCGGAAGTATCCCGAGCGGTACAGCAGGCCGACAGCGATCAACGGAAGACCGAGATCCGATGCGGACTTGAGGTGATCGCCTGCCAGGATTCCCAGGCCGCCGGAGTAGTTCGGCAGCACCTCGGCGACGCCGAACTCCATCGAGAAGTAGGCGATGCCATGGGGCAATTGCGCGCCCTCGTTTTGTTCCTGCTGGTACCACAGCGGCCTGGTGAGATAGTTGTCCAGCTCAGCGGCCAGCCCGTCGAGGCGCCGCAGGAAGGATTCATCGACGGCCAGGTCGTCCAACCGTTTGGGTGCGACCTGCCCGAGCAGCGCGACAGGATCGCATCCGACTTGCTTCCACAGCTCCGGATCGATGGCCGCGAAGAGGTCCTGTGTGGGTTTATCCCATGACCAGCGCAGGTTGATCGAAAGGCGTTCGAGCGCGGTCAGACGATCGGGTAGATGCGCACGGACGGTGAATCGACGGAGAGCTTTCACGCGAGTCAACCTTACTGACAAATCGGCTCGCCGCAGCGCGGTGTGGCGATCGCTTCACCCGCGTTGGGTTGGGCCGACCACTACGGTGGGTATAGGGCGCCCAGGATGTTTTAACAGTTTTGATTTCGAGACCAAACCACGAGCACAGCCAGCGTAAGGAGTGATGGGGTGGCCGGTCGTATCGAGATCGATGACGTCGCACCCGTAGTTTCGACAGGCCGGTATCCGGCCAAGGCGGTCGTAGGTGAGATCGTCCCCGTCCGGGCAACGGTGTGGCGCGAAGGCCACGACGCGGTATCGGCCACGCTCGTGGTGCGCTACCACGGCACGGCGTATCCGAAGCTCGCCGAGGACCCGCCGGGCCGAGCCAAACGGCCGGAAGCCGTGCCGATCGAACAGGTAGTCACCCCCGCAGCACGGATCAAACCGCAGCAGCTGCCGATGTCGCCGGGGCGCACGCCCGATGTGTTCCACGGGCAGTTCAGTCCCAGCAGCGTCGGACTGTGGACCTTCCGTGTCGACGGCTGGGGCGATCCCTTCGCGACGTGGCGCAAGAACGTCACCGCGAAGCTGGACGCCGGTCAGAGTGAAAGCGAGCTGTCCAACGACCTGCTCGTCGGCGCGAAGCTCCTGGAGCGCGCGGCGACCGGCGCGCCCCGCCAACACCGCTATCCCCTTCTCGATGCCGTGGCACGGCTCCGTTCCCCCGGGGATCCGTTCAGCCGCGCGGGCGCCGCCCTTTCGTCCGAAGTAGCCGAGGTGCTCGATCAATACCCGCTGCGCGAATTGATCACGCGCGGAGAGCAGTACGGTGTCTGGGTGGACCGGCCACTGGCCCGGTTCAGCTCGTGGTACGAAATGTTTCCGCGGTCGACCGGCGGCTGGGACGCCAAGGGCAATCCCGTCCACGGCACGTTCGCCACGGCCACCAAGGATCTCTCCCGCATCGCGAGGATGGGCTTCGATGTGGTCTATCTGCCGCCGATCCACCCGATCGGCAAGGTGCATCGCAAGGGCCGCAACAACAGCGTCACCGCCGCGCCCAACGACGTCGGCTCACCATGGGCGATCGGCAGCGACGAAGGCGGCCACGACGCGATCCATCCGAAGCTGGGCACCGTCGAGGACTTCGACGACTTCGTCGCCGCCGCCCGTGACGAAGGCATGGAAGTGGCACTCGATCTGGCGCTGCAGTGCGCGCCCGACCACCCGTGGGCGCGCAAACACCCGGAATGGTTCACCGTGCTGCCCGACGGCACCATCGCCTACGCGGAGAACCCGCCCAAGAAATACCAGGACATCTACCCGCTGAACTTCGACAACGACCCCGCCGGGCTCTACGAAGAAGTGCTGCGGGTGGTGCGCTTCTGGATCTCTCACGGCGTCAAGGTGTTTCGGGTCGACAACCCGCATACCAAACCGCCGAACTTCTGGGCATGGCTGATCGGCGAGGTGAAGAACGAGGATCCCGACGTGCTGTTCCTGGCGGAGGCGTTCACCCGGCCGGCGCGGCTG from Mycobacterium sp. JS623 encodes:
- the glgP gene encoding alpha-glucan family phosphorylase, whose protein sequence is MKALRRFTVRAHLPDRLTALERLSINLRWSWDKPTQDLFAAIDPELWKQVGCDPVALLGQVAPKRLDDLAVDESFLRRLDGLAAELDNYLTRPLWYQQEQNEGAQLPHGIAYFSMEFGVAEVLPNYSGGLGILAGDHLKSASDLGLPLIAVGLLYRSGYFRQSLTADGWQREDYPSLDPQGLPLRLLTDKAGDPVLVELAVPDASQLRARVWIAQVGRIPLLLLDSDIPENEHELRGVTDRLYGGDQEHRIKQEILAGIGGVRAIRAYTEVEGLPAPEVFHMNEGHAGFLGVERIRELIDAGLDFDTALTVVRSSTVFTTHTPVPAGIDRFPVEMVKRYFGGSTDGPLGAMSRLLPGVPLDRIIAFGAEDDPSKFNMAHMGLRLAQRANGVSLLHGQVSRYMFNDLWQGFDAAEVPIGSITNGVHGPTWAAPQWLELGRELLGTDDLGSLTEPETWQRLQQVDPGHMWWIRSQLREALVEDVRARLRRSWHDRGASDAELGWIATAFDPNVLTIGFARRVPTYKRLTLMLRDPERLEKLLLDPKRPIQLIVAGKSHPADDGGKALIQQIVKFADRPEVRHRIAFLPDYDMSMARQLYYGCDVWLNNPLRPLEACGTSGMKSALNGGLNLSIRDGWWDEWYDGENGWEIPTADGLLDEGRRDDIEAAALYDLLEKSVAPKFYDRDEQGVPTRWVEMVRHTLMELGPKVLASRMVTDYTQKYYAPAAASLRKTVEPGADGEPFGAARELAAYRQRAQEAWPKIQITDVDSYGLPDTPLLGSELTLTATVQLAGLRADEVVVQAVLGRVNGSDVLVDPVTVQMTHSGTADGGNEVFSSTTPLPVAGPVGYTVRVLPHHPLLAGDNELGLVTLA
- a CDS encoding alpha-1,4-glucan--maltose-1-phosphate maltosyltransferase yields the protein MAGRIEIDDVAPVVSTGRYPAKAVVGEIVPVRATVWREGHDAVSATLVVRYHGTAYPKLAEDPPGRAKRPEAVPIEQVVTPAARIKPQQLPMSPGRTPDVFHGQFSPSSVGLWTFRVDGWGDPFATWRKNVTAKLDAGQSESELSNDLLVGAKLLERAATGAPRQHRYPLLDAVARLRSPGDPFSRAGAALSSEVAEVLDQYPLRELITRGEQYGVWVDRPLARFSSWYEMFPRSTGGWDAKGNPVHGTFATATKDLSRIARMGFDVVYLPPIHPIGKVHRKGRNNSVTAAPNDVGSPWAIGSDEGGHDAIHPKLGTVEDFDDFVAAARDEGMEVALDLALQCAPDHPWARKHPEWFTVLPDGTIAYAENPPKKYQDIYPLNFDNDPAGLYEEVLRVVRFWISHGVKVFRVDNPHTKPPNFWAWLIGEVKNEDPDVLFLAEAFTRPARLYGLAKLGFTQSYTYFTWRTAKWELTEFGEQIAEHADEARPNLFVNTPDILHESLQHGGPGMFAIRAVLASTMSSTWGVYSGYELYEHRPVREGSEEYLNSEKYELRPRDFDAALADGESLEPFLTRLNEIRRVHPALHELRTIEFHHPDNDAILAYSKFDPVTGDQVLVVVTLNPFGPEEATLWLDMAALGMEPYDRFWVRDEITGDEYQWGQANYVRIDPARAVAHVLNMPQVPPDQRLNLLRRE